The following proteins are encoded in a genomic region of Magnolia sinica isolate HGM2019 chromosome 1, MsV1, whole genome shotgun sequence:
- the LOC131247529 gene encoding uncharacterized protein LOC131247529 codes for MIFHSEAESFGAEPLGDAAPADVDPKDVREAEAFGAEPLGDAAPAVADPEDARGRSSSSSSKQRGPNRGSELHERTSVKRVIGINEFGQPNIGDANQIAFNSSIGVLTRAHIPITYTDFRLVPPQYIQRVSDILACSYEFQDNQEAWSPYIRDRCKAAWRNFKNTLHAKYIKDKDPAVVKSYPAPIGVPIEDWMIFVDYYNTDKFKESSVRNASNRAKQVGPSTLGRRSMAATRHEMAIERNLTTDAEVGRAEVYIRAHTTKDNKVQFLETFSIGSDSRGRMRGIGGNVGKITLKKTMPIVHKLGVVSREQDNLVDKLDEM; via the exons atgatctttcactcAGAGGCAGAGTCATTCGGCGCAGAGCCGCTAGGGGATGCAGCCCCTGCAGATGTAGACCCTAAAGATGTTAGAG AGGCAGAGGCATTCGGCGCAGAGCCGCTAGGGGATGCAGCCCCTGCAGTTGCAGACCCTGAAGATGCTAGAG GCAGGTCGTCATCTTCATCGTCTAAGCAGAGAGGTCCTAACCGAGGTTCAGAATTACATGAGAGGACTTCAGTGAAAAGGGTCATTGGGATTAATGAATTTGGGCAACCGAATATAGGGGATGCAAATCAGATcgcattcaattcaagcattggTGTTCTCACCCGTGCACACATTCCGATCACCTACACAGACTTTCGGTTGGTGCCTCCACAATACATTCAGAGGGTCAGTGATATCCTGGCATGTAGTTATGAATTTCAGGATAACCAAGAAGCGTGGTCACCATACATTCGTGATCGCTGTAAGGCTGCTTGGAGAAATTTCAAGAACACTTTACATGCAAAGTATATTAAGGACAAGGATCCTGCAGTTGTGAAATCTTATCCTGCCCCTATTGGTGTCCCTATTGAGGATTGGATGATCTTCGTGGATTATTACAATACTGATAAATTCAAGGAATCAAGTGTAAGAAATGCATCCAATCGGGCCAAACAAGTTGGCCCTTCTACACTTGGTCGGCGTAGCATGGCTGCCACACGTCATGAGATg GCAATTGAGAGGAATCTTACTACTGATGCCGAGGTTGGTAGGGCTGAGGTGTACATCCGAGCCCATACAACAAAGGATAACAAAGTGCAGTTTCTAGAAACCTTT TCAATTGGGAGTGATAGTAGAGGGCGCATGCGGGGGATAGGTGGAAATGTAGGCAAGATTACATTGAAGAAGACAATGCCTATTGTACATAAGCTCGGTGTGGTGTCGCGGGAACAAGATAATTTGGTAGATAAATTAGATGAAATGTAG